The Methylomicrobium lacus LW14 genome window below encodes:
- the argS gene encoding arginine--tRNA ligase — MKKKLEVLLRLAVETLKSDGALPQDVEPSINIEHSKDPLHGDFASNLALMLAKPAKSNPRQLADKIVAALPQDDAVTKVEIAGPGFINFFIDPVGQYDIIRAIHDQGVEFGTSKAGAGKRVQVEFVSANPTGPLHVGHGRGAAYGSVVADLLAAVGFDVHREYYVNDAGRQMDILATSIWLRYLEDCGEVVHFPSNGYRGEYVRDISWAIHKDLGEDFRFSVEAVFENIPPDEPQGGDKEIHIDALIARAKDLLGSAHYEHFFQAGLNNILDDIRADLQEFGVDYQEWFSERSLMADDSVAKALDRLRAGGHLYEQDGAIWFASSQLGDEKDRVVQRENGQYTYFASDIAYHMNKLDRGFEEIINIWGADHHGYIPRVKAAMTALGADASKLKVLLVQFATLYRGEEKVQMSTRSGEFVTLRQLRNEVGKDAARFFYVLRRSEQHMDFDLKLATSRTNENPVFYVQYAHARVCSVFRQLDEKGLDRNLPLGMENLGLLNEEHEMALVAKLARYPETLERAALQHEPHQLILYLRELANDFHAYYNAHKVLVEDAPLRNARLNLIAAVRQVLANGLGLLNITTPETM, encoded by the coding sequence ATGAAAAAAAAACTAGAGGTACTGCTGCGTCTGGCCGTTGAAACACTCAAAAGCGATGGCGCATTGCCCCAGGACGTAGAACCGTCCATCAACATCGAGCACAGCAAGGATCCCCTGCATGGCGATTTTGCATCGAATCTGGCCTTGATGCTGGCGAAGCCGGCCAAATCGAATCCACGGCAACTGGCCGATAAAATTGTCGCGGCGCTGCCGCAGGACGATGCGGTCACCAAAGTCGAAATCGCAGGGCCGGGTTTCATCAATTTCTTCATCGATCCCGTCGGTCAGTACGACATCATCCGCGCGATCCATGATCAGGGCGTCGAATTCGGTACCAGCAAGGCGGGCGCCGGCAAACGGGTGCAGGTCGAATTCGTCTCGGCGAACCCGACCGGCCCCCTGCATGTCGGTCATGGACGCGGCGCGGCCTACGGTTCGGTCGTCGCCGATCTGCTCGCGGCGGTCGGTTTCGACGTACACCGCGAGTATTATGTGAACGATGCCGGCCGCCAGATGGACATCCTGGCCACCAGCATTTGGCTCCGCTACCTCGAGGATTGCGGCGAAGTCGTGCATTTCCCGAGCAACGGCTACCGCGGCGAGTATGTGCGCGACATCTCCTGGGCGATTCATAAGGACTTGGGCGAAGACTTCCGTTTTTCGGTCGAGGCGGTGTTCGAAAACATTCCGCCCGACGAACCGCAGGGCGGCGACAAGGAAATCCATATCGATGCCTTGATCGCGCGGGCCAAGGATTTGCTCGGCAGCGCGCATTACGAACATTTTTTCCAGGCCGGCCTGAACAACATCCTGGACGACATTCGGGCCGACTTGCAGGAGTTCGGCGTCGACTATCAGGAATGGTTTTCCGAACGCAGCCTGATGGCGGATGATTCGGTCGCGAAAGCGCTCGACCGGCTGCGCGCCGGCGGCCATCTTTACGAACAGGACGGCGCGATCTGGTTTGCCTCGAGCCAACTCGGCGATGAAAAGGACCGCGTGGTGCAGCGCGAAAACGGCCAGTACACCTATTTCGCGTCCGATATCGCCTATCACATGAACAAGTTGGACCGGGGGTTCGAAGAGATCATCAATATCTGGGGCGCCGATCATCACGGTTATATTCCGCGGGTGAAGGCCGCGATGACCGCGCTCGGCGCCGACGCCTCCAAATTGAAGGTGCTGTTGGTGCAGTTTGCGACACTGTACCGCGGCGAAGAAAAGGTGCAGATGTCGACCCGTTCGGGCGAATTCGTCACTTTGAGACAGCTGCGCAACGAAGTCGGCAAGGATGCGGCGCGCTTCTTCTACGTGCTGCGCCGTTCCGAGCAGCACATGGATTTCGATTTGAAGCTGGCGACCTCCAGAACCAATGAAAACCCGGTGTTTTATGTGCAATATGCGCATGCGCGGGTGTGCAGCGTGTTCCGCCAGCTCGACGAGAAAGGGCTGGACAGAAACCTCCCGCTCGGCATGGAAAACCTGGGCTTGCTGAACGAGGAGCACGAGATGGCTTTGGTGGCCAAGCTGGCGCGCTATCCCGAGACGCTAGAACGCGCCGCGCTGCAACACGAGCCGCATCAGTTGATCCTGTATCTGCGCGAATTGGCGAACGACTTCCATGCCTACTATAACGCGCATAAGGTACTGGTCGAGGACGCGCCGTTGCGTAATGCCCGCTTGAATCTGATCGCCGCGGTCAGGCAGGTGTTGGCCAACGGCTTGGGATTGCTGAATATCACTACGCCTGAAACAATGTAA
- a CDS encoding primosomal protein N', which translates to MPELPQDHPPVLRVAIDVPLYRLFDYAAPEAVDPDSLKPGLRLAVPFGSTQKTAYLVGVEEASELSRKQLKPVARILDHKPLLAPDDLRLLHWAARYYHHPLGEVFAAAFPVGLRQGKAALLDLPIRYALTDAGRAFDPAGLQRAPKQKQLLETLQSSPNGVNAEQLSAAVENWRPALKPLAAKGLVKIDDSIIPPDAALPLIKGTPIECNPDQAVAITEVCDGLGRFGVFLLEGVTGSGKTEVYMQIIRQVLERGQQVLVLLPEITLTPQLENRFRQRFAVNIAVSHSKLTDAQRQTAWLSMQQGACSILLGTRSALFTPLPRPGLIILDEEHDTSFKQQEGFRFSARDVAIVRGKLLNIPVVLGSATPSLESLYNAQSGRYRWLQLPNRAGNASAPRVRLLDIRNKALHEGISAALLAEIRQTLDKNEQVLLFLNRRGFAPTLICHDCGWVARCVHCDANLVIHFREQKLRCHHCAGEQPVVKSCPSCTGGNLRPLGLGTERVEQVLPELFPGKTVVRLDRDTTQRKGSLENYLRQINEGQADIILGTQMLAKGHHFPNVTLVAILDTDSGLYSIDFHAAEKLAQMIVQVIGRAGREDKLGTVILQTRHPEHPLLTTLIREGYNGFARQALDERKAAELPPFSYQALLRVQASDAFRPKAFLEEVKKLAVMLQAGETLILGPVAAPMAKRAGLYRYQLLLQDANRQTLQQLLDSLTPAIDKIKKEKHLRWSLDVDPVDLY; encoded by the coding sequence ATGCCAGAGTTGCCGCAAGACCATCCGCCCGTTCTTCGGGTGGCCATCGATGTGCCACTGTATCGTTTATTCGATTATGCAGCGCCGGAGGCGGTCGATCCTGATTCGCTCAAACCCGGCCTGCGCTTAGCGGTGCCGTTCGGCAGCACGCAGAAGACCGCGTATCTGGTCGGCGTGGAAGAGGCCAGCGAATTGAGCCGGAAGCAATTAAAACCTGTGGCGCGGATTCTCGATCACAAGCCCTTGTTGGCGCCGGACGATTTGCGCCTTCTGCATTGGGCGGCGCGTTACTATCACCATCCCTTGGGTGAGGTGTTCGCCGCGGCCTTTCCGGTCGGGCTGCGGCAGGGCAAGGCCGCGCTGCTCGATCTTCCGATACGCTATGCGCTGACCGACGCAGGCCGGGCGTTCGATCCGGCGGGGCTGCAAAGAGCGCCGAAACAAAAACAACTGCTGGAAACGTTGCAGAGCAGCCCGAACGGTGTGAACGCGGAACAATTGTCCGCGGCGGTCGAAAATTGGCGGCCCGCGTTGAAGCCATTGGCCGCGAAGGGTTTAGTCAAGATCGATGACAGCATCATCCCGCCGGATGCCGCGCTGCCGCTGATCAAGGGAACTCCGATCGAATGCAATCCCGACCAGGCGGTGGCGATTACTGAAGTCTGCGATGGACTCGGCCGCTTCGGCGTGTTCCTGCTCGAAGGCGTGACCGGCAGCGGCAAGACCGAAGTGTACATGCAGATCATCCGGCAGGTGCTGGAACGCGGCCAGCAGGTGCTGGTGCTGCTGCCCGAAATCACGCTGACGCCGCAGCTCGAAAACCGCTTTCGGCAGCGTTTTGCGGTGAACATCGCGGTGTCGCATTCGAAACTGACCGATGCCCAGCGCCAGACCGCCTGGCTGTCGATGCAGCAGGGCGCCTGCTCGATTCTGCTCGGGACCCGTTCGGCGCTGTTTACGCCGCTGCCGAGGCCTGGGCTGATCATCCTGGACGAGGAGCACGACACCTCGTTCAAACAGCAGGAAGGCTTCCGTTTTTCCGCGCGCGATGTCGCTATCGTGCGCGGAAAATTGTTGAACATTCCGGTAGTGCTCGGCTCCGCGACGCCGTCGCTGGAGAGCCTGTATAACGCGCAGTCGGGACGCTATCGCTGGCTGCAATTGCCGAACCGTGCCGGCAACGCCTCGGCGCCTCGGGTCCGCCTGCTCGACATCCGCAACAAGGCCCTGCATGAAGGCATCTCCGCCGCCTTGCTCGCGGAGATCCGCCAAACCCTGGACAAGAACGAGCAGGTGCTGCTGTTCCTGAACCGACGCGGCTTCGCGCCGACCCTGATCTGCCACGACTGCGGCTGGGTCGCGCGCTGCGTGCATTGCGATGCGAACCTGGTGATTCATTTTCGTGAACAAAAGCTGCGCTGCCATCACTGCGCCGGTGAACAGCCGGTCGTGAAATCGTGCCCTTCCTGCACCGGCGGCAATTTGAGGCCGCTCGGCCTCGGCACCGAGCGTGTCGAACAAGTCCTGCCCGAACTGTTTCCGGGTAAAACGGTCGTTCGCCTGGACCGCGATACCACGCAGCGCAAAGGTTCGCTCGAAAATTATCTGCGCCAGATCAACGAAGGCCAGGCGGACATCATCCTCGGCACGCAGATGCTCGCGAAAGGCCATCATTTCCCGAATGTGACGCTGGTCGCTATCCTCGACACCGACAGCGGCTTGTACAGCATCGATTTTCACGCCGCCGAAAAACTCGCACAGATGATCGTGCAAGTGATCGGGCGTGCCGGACGCGAGGACAAGCTCGGCACGGTGATCCTGCAAACCCGCCATCCCGAGCATCCCTTGTTGACGACCTTGATCCGTGAGGGCTACAACGGTTTCGCCCGGCAGGCGCTGGACGAGCGCAAGGCGGCAGAGCTGCCGCCGTTCAGTTATCAGGCCTTGCTGAGGGTTCAGGCGAGCGATGCTTTCAGACCTAAGGCGTTTTTGGAGGAAGTCAAAAAACTGGCCGTCATGCTGCAGGCCGGAGAGACGCTGATCTTGGGCCCGGTTGCCGCGCCGATGGCGAAACGCGCAGGTCTCTACCGTTATCAGCTATTGTTACAGGATGCGAACCGGCAGACGCTGCAGCAATTGTTGGATAGCCTGACGCCGGCAATCGATAAAATCAAAAAGGAAAAGCATCTGCGCTGGTCGCTCGATGTCGACCCGGTGGATCTGTATTGA
- a CDS encoding disulfide bond formation protein B: MNKNWLERIRLTPRLWFLLGFLGCAFLLSMGAYFQFVGGLEPCPLCISQRIAILLTGIVFLLASLHNPGVAGVKAYAILGALTALGGGAISTRHVWLQHLPPEEVPECGPGLEYIFNNFPLTETLKLMLSGTGDCAKVDWTFMGLSMPGWTLVAFLLLAALSLLQFWNAKPN; this comes from the coding sequence ATGAATAAAAATTGGCTCGAACGGATCAGATTGACCCCGCGTCTCTGGTTTTTGCTCGGTTTTCTGGGCTGCGCATTTCTGCTCTCGATGGGCGCCTATTTTCAGTTCGTCGGCGGACTGGAGCCCTGTCCGTTATGCATTTCCCAGCGCATCGCGATTTTGCTGACCGGCATCGTGTTTTTGCTGGCGAGCCTGCATAATCCCGGCGTCGCCGGCGTCAAGGCCTACGCGATACTCGGCGCGTTGACCGCCTTGGGCGGCGGCGCGATTTCGACGCGTCATGTCTGGCTGCAGCATCTGCCGCCCGAGGAAGTGCCGGAATGCGGGCCCGGGCTCGAATATATCTTCAACAACTTTCCGTTGACCGAAACGCTGAAACTGATGCTGAGCGGCACCGGCGACTGCGCGAAAGTCGACTGGACTTTTATGGGTCTGAGCATGCCGGGCTGGACCCTGGTCGCATTTTTGTTGCTGGCGGCGTTGAGCCTGCTGCAATTTTGGAATGCTAAGCCAAATTGA
- a CDS encoding sulfite exporter TauE/SafE family protein: MVILFSASMVLGAVAGLFAGLFGIGGGLIMVPVLAMLFVRQGFAAETVMIMAVATSLATIMLTAVASVLAHHRLGAVLWGKVLRLAPGIMAGSALGAVIADKISGETLRYLFIAYLLYAALQLAMQRKPNAGRKPSSRFLDHLAGLVIGSLSAIIGIGGGTLTVPYLVHFQIPIRNAVAASSACGLPIAVAGAASYILLGWRSPLLPEWSLGYIYLPSFIGIVLTSVITAPIGAKLAGIIPAQKLKRYFSLLLLAVAVKMLWL; this comes from the coding sequence GTGGTCATCTTATTTTCAGCCAGCATGGTGCTGGGCGCGGTCGCGGGCCTGTTTGCGGGGCTGTTCGGCATTGGCGGCGGCCTGATCATGGTGCCGGTGTTGGCAATGCTGTTCGTTAGGCAGGGATTCGCCGCGGAGACCGTGATGATCATGGCGGTCGCGACCTCGCTGGCGACGATCATGCTGACCGCCGTGGCGTCGGTGCTCGCGCATCACCGGCTCGGTGCGGTATTATGGGGCAAGGTCCTGCGCCTCGCGCCCGGCATCATGGCGGGCTCTGCGCTCGGCGCCGTGATTGCGGATAAAATTTCCGGCGAGACCTTGCGTTATCTCTTTATCGCCTATCTGTTGTACGCGGCGCTGCAACTGGCCATGCAGAGGAAGCCGAATGCCGGCCGGAAGCCTTCATCGCGGTTTCTGGATCATTTGGCCGGGCTGGTGATCGGCAGTCTGTCCGCGATCATCGGCATTGGCGGCGGCACGCTGACCGTGCCTTATCTGGTGCATTTTCAGATACCGATCCGCAATGCGGTCGCGGCGTCCAGCGCCTGCGGCCTGCCGATCGCGGTGGCCGGAGCGGCCAGTTATATCCTGTTGGGCTGGCGCTCGCCGCTGTTGCCGGAATGGAGTTTGGGGTATATTTATCTGCCTTCGTTTATCGGCATCGTCTTGACCAGCGTGATCACCGCGCCGATCGGTGCGAAGCTGGCCGGCATCATCCCGGCGCAAAAACTGAAGCGTTATTTCTCGTTATTGCTGCTGGCCGTGGCGGTGAAGATGCTATGGCTTTAG
- a CDS encoding multifunctional CCA addition/repair protein, protein MEIYLVGGAVRDGLLKLPVEERDWVVIGETNESMLRQGFRPVGKDFPVFLHPDSHEEYALARTERKTARGYRGFAVDAAPDVTLEQDLLRRDLTINAMAMSAEGRLVDPYGGRADLEKRILRHVSPAFAEDPVRILRIARFAARYQRLGFTIAPETLALMRQMVAAGEADFLVPERVWAELVKALKEPRPAAFFETLRDCDALAAVFPEIDHLFGVPQPEKHHPEIDTGVHTLLCLNQAAHLSNNPIVRFAALTHDLGKGVTPKENWPHHYDHEHKGLAVLETLCERLRVPNAYKALAMQVARFHTHCHKVFDLRPGTLTDTLAALGAFKPRHSLLEDFLLACEADARGRTGFEERPYPQADFLRGAARAGAAADTAPILNGGLKGAEIGEAIRRLRIAAINDFSKQQPKG, encoded by the coding sequence ATGGAAATTTATCTGGTCGGCGGCGCGGTGCGCGATGGTTTGCTGAAGCTTCCGGTGGAGGAGCGCGATTGGGTGGTGATCGGCGAGACGAACGAATCGATGCTGCGCCAGGGCTTCAGGCCGGTCGGCAAGGATTTTCCGGTGTTTCTGCACCCGGACAGCCATGAGGAATACGCGCTGGCCCGGACCGAACGCAAGACCGCACGCGGCTACAGGGGATTTGCGGTCGATGCGGCGCCGGACGTAACGCTGGAGCAGGATTTACTGCGCCGCGATCTGACGATCAATGCGATGGCGATGAGCGCCGAAGGCCGACTCGTCGATCCCTACGGCGGCAGGGCCGATCTCGAAAAACGCATCCTGCGCCATGTGTCGCCGGCTTTCGCGGAAGATCCGGTACGGATCCTGCGCATCGCCCGCTTCGCGGCCCGTTATCAGCGCCTCGGCTTCACGATCGCGCCGGAAACCCTCGCGCTGATGCGGCAGATGGTTGCGGCCGGCGAAGCCGATTTCCTGGTCCCGGAACGCGTCTGGGCCGAGTTGGTCAAGGCGCTGAAAGAACCTCGCCCCGCCGCGTTTTTCGAAACCCTCAGAGACTGCGACGCGCTCGCGGCGGTATTCCCGGAAATCGACCACCTGTTCGGCGTGCCGCAGCCCGAAAAACATCATCCCGAAATCGATACCGGTGTGCATACCCTGCTCTGCCTGAATCAGGCCGCGCACTTGTCGAATAATCCGATAGTCCGCTTCGCCGCGCTGACGCATGATCTCGGCAAAGGCGTCACCCCGAAAGAAAACTGGCCGCATCATTACGATCATGAGCACAAAGGCCTCGCCGTGCTCGAAACGCTGTGTGAGCGTCTACGCGTGCCGAATGCGTACAAAGCCCTGGCGATGCAGGTCGCGCGCTTCCATACCCACTGCCATAAAGTGTTCGACCTGCGCCCCGGCACCTTGACCGATACCTTGGCCGCGCTCGGCGCCTTCAAGCCGCGGCATTCCCTGCTCGAAGACTTCCTGTTGGCCTGCGAAGCGGACGCCAGGGGCCGCACCGGCTTCGAGGAGCGGCCTTACCCGCAGGCCGACTTCCTGCGCGGCGCCGCGCGGGCCGGCGCCGCGGCCGATACCGCGCCGATACTGAACGGCGGCTTGAAGGGCGCCGAAATCGGCGAAGCGATCCGCCGCCTGCGCATCGCGGCGATCAACGACTTCAGCAAGCAGCAACCGAAAGGATAA
- a CDS encoding YajQ family cyclic di-GMP-binding protein: MPSFDIVSEFDKQEARNAVDQANKEVTTRFDFKGSNSSYELSDNKLLMTSGSEFQLQQMLDIVQSKLTKRGVDIACMDIAEPKASGKIVRQKITLKQGIESLLAKKIVKLVKDKKLKVQAAIQGDQVRITGKQRDDLQEVIQMLKQENLEMPLQYINFRD; the protein is encoded by the coding sequence ATGCCCTCTTTTGACATCGTTTCCGAATTCGACAAACAGGAAGCCCGCAACGCGGTTGACCAGGCCAACAAGGAAGTCACCACCCGCTTCGACTTCAAAGGCTCGAATTCCAGCTACGAACTGAGCGACAATAAACTCTTGATGACATCCGGCTCGGAATTTCAACTGCAACAGATGCTCGACATCGTACAGTCCAAGCTGACCAAGCGCGGCGTCGATATCGCCTGCATGGACATCGCCGAACCGAAAGCCAGCGGCAAGATCGTGCGCCAGAAAATCACCCTCAAGCAAGGCATCGAAAGCCTGCTGGCCAAAAAAATCGTCAAGCTGGTCAAAGACAAAAAATTGAAGGTGCAGGCCGCGATCCAGGGCGATCAAGTGCGGATCACCGGCAAGCAGCGCGACGACCTACAGGAAGTGATTCAGATGTTGAAGCAGGAAAACCTGGAGATGCCGTTGCAGTATATCAATTTCCGGGATTGA
- a CDS encoding SurA N-terminal domain-containing protein, whose protein sequence is MLATIREKAQGAFAWVILLVIGVPFALWGINNYIDAAKVAPVASVGDKDFFQNDVNRAYEQYAQNLRGMGIDEATLKAQALDKLIKDEVLLQYAHAKGLVATDQEARDFIKELDYFKVDGKFNEDRYKSLLNAQRMSSNDFVARIKNALIMQQLQGSVTDTSFATSYDVESFFKIQNQQRDFEYVTVTPPKLTEQPANEEVNAYYQQHQDQYKSPEQISVAYVELSLEAIAQKVEVTDDKLKAYYAEQKDQYSTPERRKISHILFAVNAQTDDKAALAKAQKAKADLAGKDFAKLAAEVSDDKLTAKSGGDLGLFNAGAMEKSFEDAVGKLKLGEVSEPVKSSFGYHLIKVTELVPGETKPFESVKAEVTKAYQKSQAEAVFYDSGEKLAEMSYENPDNLDTVAKALGLTLNKTDFFTKAAGTGIAANPKIREAAFTEEVLQGNNSTPVEISAEHVVVLRKLEHKPAAIQALDSVKAGISAELLAEKAKKQASATAQKLKDALRKGETLANLAASEKLEVKKLTGYTRGKTEIPDALSDAVFKAAKPVGGKPTILVAELPDGAQAVVSLNRVAPGVMSEDDKKKMDLATKNIAKAFGQADFNAMLEMLEADADIEINKPDGDAKTQ, encoded by the coding sequence ATGCTGGCGACAATCAGAGAAAAGGCGCAAGGTGCGTTCGCATGGGTCATCTTGCTAGTGATCGGTGTTCCGTTTGCGTTATGGGGCATTAATAATTATATCGACGCCGCCAAAGTCGCGCCGGTCGCTTCGGTTGGCGATAAGGATTTTTTCCAGAACGATGTGAACCGCGCCTATGAGCAATACGCCCAGAACTTGCGCGGAATGGGCATCGACGAAGCCACGCTGAAAGCCCAGGCGCTCGATAAACTGATCAAGGACGAAGTCCTGCTGCAATATGCGCATGCGAAGGGCCTGGTTGCGACCGATCAGGAAGCGCGCGACTTTATTAAAGAACTTGATTATTTCAAGGTCGACGGCAAATTCAACGAAGATCGTTATAAATCGTTGTTGAATGCGCAGAGAATGTCCTCGAATGATTTCGTCGCCAGGATCAAGAATGCGCTGATCATGCAGCAACTGCAAGGCAGCGTGACCGATACCAGTTTTGCGACTTCCTACGATGTCGAGAGCTTTTTCAAGATTCAGAATCAGCAGCGCGATTTCGAGTATGTGACCGTGACGCCGCCGAAACTGACCGAGCAGCCTGCCAACGAAGAAGTCAACGCGTATTATCAGCAACACCAGGACCAATATAAATCGCCCGAGCAGATCTCGGTCGCTTATGTGGAACTGTCGCTCGAGGCGATCGCACAAAAAGTCGAAGTGACCGATGACAAGCTGAAAGCGTATTATGCGGAGCAAAAGGACCAGTACAGCACGCCGGAACGCCGGAAAATAAGCCATATTCTGTTTGCGGTCAACGCGCAAACCGACGACAAGGCCGCGCTCGCCAAGGCGCAAAAAGCCAAAGCCGATCTGGCTGGCAAGGATTTCGCAAAGCTGGCCGCGGAAGTGTCTGACGACAAGCTGACCGCGAAGAGCGGCGGCGATTTGGGCCTGTTCAATGCCGGCGCGATGGAAAAATCGTTCGAAGACGCGGTCGGCAAGCTGAAGCTGGGCGAAGTGTCGGAGCCGGTCAAATCCTCGTTCGGCTACCACCTGATCAAGGTGACCGAACTGGTGCCGGGCGAAACCAAGCCGTTCGAGAGCGTGAAGGCCGAGGTGACGAAGGCGTATCAAAAATCGCAGGCCGAAGCGGTTTTCTATGATTCCGGCGAAAAACTGGCCGAGATGAGTTATGAAAATCCGGATAACCTGGATACGGTCGCGAAAGCCTTGGGCCTGACGCTCAATAAAACCGATTTCTTTACCAAGGCTGCCGGCACCGGCATTGCCGCAAATCCGAAGATTCGCGAAGCGGCATTCACCGAGGAAGTGCTGCAAGGCAACAACAGCACGCCGGTCGAAATCAGCGCCGAACATGTGGTCGTGCTGCGTAAGCTCGAACACAAGCCGGCCGCGATTCAGGCGCTGGACAGCGTAAAAGCCGGCATCAGCGCCGAGCTGCTGGCCGAAAAAGCCAAGAAGCAGGCATCAGCAACGGCGCAAAAACTGAAGGATGCGTTGAGAAAGGGCGAAACCCTCGCGAATCTGGCTGCCAGCGAAAAGCTCGAAGTGAAAAAGCTGACCGGCTATACGCGCGGTAAAACCGAGATTCCGGACGCGCTCAGCGATGCGGTATTCAAGGCCGCGAAACCGGTCGGCGGCAAGCCGACGATCCTGGTGGCCGAGTTGCCTGACGGCGCGCAGGCGGTGGTCAGCCTGAACCGGGTTGCCCCGGGCGTGATGAGCGAGGACGACAAGAAGAAAATGGATCTTGCGACCAAGAATATCGCGAAGGCATTCGGGCAAGCCGATTTCAATGCGATGCTGGAAATGCTCGAAGCGGATGCGGATATCGAGATCAACAAACCGGACGGCGACGCCAAGACGCAGTAA
- a CDS encoding HU family DNA-binding protein, protein MNKSELIDAIAQNAGLTKADAGRALDGFIKAVEETLKAGDSVTLVGFGTFSVKERPERKGRNPQTGEEITIKAAKIPAFKVGKSLKDAV, encoded by the coding sequence ATGAATAAATCGGAATTGATTGACGCAATCGCACAAAATGCAGGATTGACCAAGGCAGACGCCGGCCGTGCGCTGGACGGCTTTATCAAAGCAGTCGAAGAGACCTTGAAAGCAGGCGATTCGGTCACTTTGGTCGGCTTCGGCACCTTTTCTGTGAAGGAAAGACCAGAGCGTAAAGGCCGTAATCCGCAGACCGGAGAAGAAATTACGATCAAGGCTGCAAAAATTCCTGCATTTAAAGTTGGCAAATCTTTAAAAGATGCTGTATAA